One region of Natronorubrum aibiense genomic DNA includes:
- a CDS encoding universal stress protein: MFDVVSDIAAAFETSAETEWQYSRPKHVIVQYIDDEGIDEVVMGSRGRSGIDRLLLGSVAETVVRRTSVPVTIVREGHHDELA, translated from the coding sequence GTGTTCGACGTCGTCAGCGATATCGCCGCAGCGTTCGAGACGTCCGCCGAGACGGAGTGGCAGTACAGCCGACCGAAACACGTGATCGTCCAGTATATCGATGACGAGGGCATCGACGAGGTCGTGATGGGCAGTCGCGGCCGCAGCGGGATCGACCGACTGCTGCTCGGCAGCGTGGCCGAAACGGTCGTTCGACGCACCTCCGTCCCCGTGACTATCGTCCGAGAGGGACACCACGATGAGCTAGCATAG
- a CDS encoding universal stress protein, which translates to MPSSVLVPVDGSPLSMDALRHALRAFPDAEITAYHVVDLFEPEYSTDVDSAYEPMIGSDEWYRTVDAATDHLFEEVADVAADYDRTVATESDIGEPARLILEYTTDEAVDHIVLGSHGRLESNRALYGSVAATVVRRSPVPVTVIR; encoded by the coding sequence ATGCCCAGTTCGGTTCTCGTTCCGGTCGACGGCTCGCCGCTCTCGATGGACGCACTTCGACACGCCTTGCGAGCGTTTCCGGACGCCGAAATCACGGCCTATCACGTGGTCGACCTGTTCGAACCCGAGTACAGCACCGATGTCGACTCCGCCTACGAACCGATGATCGGCTCGGACGAGTGGTACCGCACCGTCGACGCAGCGACCGATCATCTGTTCGAGGAAGTCGCCGACGTCGCCGCCGACTACGACCGAACGGTCGCGACCGAGTCCGATATCGGCGAACCGGCGCGACTCATTCTCGAGTATACGACCGACGAAGCCGTCGACCACATCGTGCTTGGCTCACACGGACGACTCGAGTCGAATCGGGCGCTCTACGGCAGCGTGGCAGCGACCGTCGTCCGTCGGTCGCCCGTTCCGGTCACAGTTATCCGATAA
- a CDS encoding SagB/ThcOx family dehydrogenase, with the protein MAPIDLPDPGTHGSTSVERAIATRASRRSFARTPLELADVAQLLWAAQGLTHVRDGVEMRTAPSAGATYPLVAFLEVAPDGCAALEAGLYRYDPRKHRLEFEREGPIHDDLTEAALGQDVVRAAPATVVLAADADRTRRQYPDHGDRYVHMEAGHAAQNVLLVCASRELHGCPVGAFDDADLSAALGLPERLEALYLLPCGRPPADR; encoded by the coding sequence ATGGCACCGATCGATCTCCCCGACCCCGGGACGCACGGCTCGACGAGCGTCGAACGTGCGATCGCGACCAGAGCGAGTCGCCGATCGTTCGCTCGCACGCCGCTCGAACTCGCGGACGTTGCACAGCTCCTGTGGGCTGCCCAAGGGCTCACCCACGTCCGCGACGGCGTCGAGATGCGTACCGCGCCGAGCGCCGGAGCGACGTACCCCCTCGTCGCCTTTCTCGAGGTCGCGCCCGACGGCTGTGCGGCGCTTGAGGCCGGGCTGTACCGGTACGATCCACGAAAGCATCGACTCGAGTTCGAACGCGAGGGACCGATCCACGACGACCTCACGGAAGCTGCGCTCGGGCAGGACGTCGTTCGAGCCGCGCCGGCGACGGTCGTCCTCGCCGCGGACGCCGACCGGACGCGCCGGCAGTACCCCGACCACGGCGATCGATACGTCCACATGGAGGCGGGCCACGCCGCACAGAACGTCCTCCTCGTCTGTGCGTCGCGGGAGCTGCATGGCTGTCCCGTCGGTGCGTTCGACGACGCTGACCTCTCGGCCGCGCTCGGCCTGCCCGAGCGCCTCGAGGCGCTGTACCTGCTTCCCTGTGGTCGGCCACCGGCCGACCGGTAG
- a CDS encoding dienelactone hydrolase family protein: MSGENRTQIPVDDVELEGNLLVPEGASGLVVFAHGSGSSRKSPRNNYVADVIRERGLGTLLFDLLTEDEDRYRENRFDIPLLTDRLVAVTEWLRAREATADLRYGYFGSSTGAASALRAAARPATDIDAVVSRGGRVDLASEALADVTAPSLFIVGGDDTQVLQLNREAAAELTCEHDLHVVAGAGHLFEGPGQLEEVADVAADWFEDHLQ; encoded by the coding sequence ATGTCCGGCGAGAACCGTACACAAATTCCAGTCGATGACGTCGAACTCGAGGGAAATCTCCTCGTCCCCGAAGGCGCGAGCGGCCTCGTCGTCTTCGCGCACGGCAGCGGCAGCAGTCGAAAGAGCCCGCGGAACAACTACGTCGCGGACGTCATCCGCGAGCGTGGGCTCGGGACTCTGTTGTTCGACCTGCTCACGGAGGACGAAGACCGATATCGCGAGAACCGCTTCGACATTCCCCTGTTGACCGACCGACTCGTCGCGGTCACTGAGTGGCTGCGAGCGCGCGAGGCGACGGCAGACCTTCGCTACGGCTACTTCGGCTCGAGTACCGGCGCGGCGTCGGCACTGCGGGCCGCGGCGCGTCCCGCGACTGACATTGACGCCGTCGTCTCTCGGGGTGGCCGCGTCGACCTCGCGTCGGAGGCCCTCGCGGACGTCACTGCGCCCTCGTTGTTCATCGTCGGCGGCGACGACACGCAGGTCCTCCAACTCAACCGTGAGGCCGCCGCCGAACTCACTTGCGAACACGATCTCCACGTCGTCGCGGGCGCGGGCCACCTCTTCGAAGGCCCCGGCCAGCTCGAGGAAGTCGCCGACGTAGCAGCCGATTGGTTCGAAGACCACTTGCAGTAG
- a CDS encoding Hsp20/alpha crystallin family protein yields the protein MSTDSNPFRALEKQFERLQQQLEESLSMWDIDQFGQSQAAVTTMGIDLADHGEEFVLTADVPGFERDDIDVRLSKDTIHITATHESETTDEREDEFYIKSERARQSLSRSIRLPEPVDEEAVEARYRNGVLTITLPKREPEAREGQQIDIE from the coding sequence ATGAGTACAGACAGCAACCCGTTTAGAGCGCTCGAGAAACAGTTCGAACGCCTGCAACAACAGTTAGAGGAATCCCTGTCGATGTGGGACATCGACCAGTTCGGGCAGTCACAGGCGGCCGTTACGACGATGGGCATCGATCTGGCCGACCACGGCGAGGAGTTCGTCCTAACGGCCGACGTGCCGGGTTTCGAGAGAGACGACATCGACGTTCGCCTCTCCAAAGACACGATCCACATCACCGCAACGCACGAATCGGAGACGACCGACGAGCGCGAGGATGAATTCTACATCAAAAGCGAACGGGCCCGCCAGTCACTCAGTCGCTCCATCCGGCTCCCCGAGCCGGTCGATGAAGAGGCTGTCGAGGCACGGTATCGAAACGGCGTGCTCACGATTACGCTTCCAAAACGCGAGCCCGAAGCCCGCGAGGGTCAGCAGATCGATATCGAGTAG
- a CDS encoding AMP phosphorylase, whose amino-acid sequence MQLEATTVDIGTTRPLVLLNTVDAAELGAHPIDRVRIQHAGETTTGIVKRTDELVPPGTVGVTEPLHHVRGTVDVTLAGAPHSVRYVRKKLDDIELEADELEAIVRDIHESRLSDVELSAYVSAVYANGLSLEETKHLTEAMTDVGEQLQWETPVVADKHSIGGVAGNCVTPIIVSIVAAAGLTMPKTSSRAVTSPAGTADVVEVFCDVEFTIAEIESIVEETNGCLVWGGGVDLSPVDDEIIRAENPLSIDPPGQLIASVLSKKRSAGSTHVVIDIPYGEGVKVESLVAARELADDVKRVGDHLEVDVTCAITHGTDPIGRGVGPVLEARDVLEVLEGDGPESLRLKSVRLAEMLLTHCGVDASATEILESGRALERFRRIVAAQGGEPDIESTDLEPGAESTTVRAERTGIATRIDNRQLCELARRAGAPLDSRAGLVIHRTVTDAVESGDRLYTIYAETPTKLAEAERLADRLEPVRVRSKADALVERR is encoded by the coding sequence ATGCAACTCGAGGCCACCACGGTCGATATCGGGACGACGCGCCCGCTCGTGCTGTTGAACACCGTCGACGCGGCGGAGTTGGGTGCCCATCCGATCGATCGCGTGCGAATCCAACACGCCGGCGAAACGACGACGGGAATCGTCAAGCGAACCGACGAACTGGTCCCGCCGGGAACGGTCGGCGTGACCGAACCGCTCCATCACGTCCGCGGAACCGTCGACGTCACACTCGCTGGTGCGCCCCACTCGGTTCGGTACGTCCGCAAGAAACTGGACGACATCGAACTTGAGGCGGACGAACTCGAGGCAATCGTCCGTGATATCCACGAAAGCCGACTCTCGGACGTCGAACTGAGCGCGTACGTCTCGGCGGTCTACGCGAACGGGCTCTCGCTCGAGGAGACGAAACACCTGACGGAGGCGATGACTGACGTCGGCGAGCAGCTACAGTGGGAGACGCCAGTCGTCGCGGACAAACACTCGATTGGCGGCGTCGCTGGCAACTGCGTGACACCGATTATCGTCTCCATCGTCGCAGCAGCGGGGCTGACGATGCCAAAGACCTCCTCGCGGGCGGTGACCTCGCCGGCGGGTACGGCAGACGTCGTAGAAGTCTTCTGTGACGTCGAGTTTACCATCGCCGAAATCGAGTCGATCGTCGAGGAAACCAACGGCTGTCTCGTCTGGGGCGGCGGCGTCGACCTTTCGCCGGTTGACGACGAGATCATCCGCGCCGAAAACCCGCTGTCGATCGACCCGCCGGGGCAACTCATCGCCTCGGTGCTCTCGAAAAAGCGCAGCGCGGGCTCGACGCACGTCGTCATCGACATCCCCTACGGCGAGGGCGTGAAAGTCGAGAGCCTCGTCGCAGCACGAGAACTGGCCGACGACGTCAAACGCGTCGGCGATCACCTCGAGGTCGACGTCACCTGTGCGATCACGCACGGCACCGATCCGATCGGCCGCGGCGTCGGACCAGTGCTCGAGGCCCGAGACGTGCTCGAAGTGCTCGAAGGCGACGGGCCAGAGTCGCTCCGACTGAAATCGGTGCGACTCGCCGAGATGCTTCTCACCCACTGTGGCGTCGACGCGTCGGCGACCGAGATCCTCGAGTCGGGACGCGCACTCGAGCGGTTCCGACGGATCGTTGCCGCACAGGGCGGTGAACCGGATATCGAGTCGACCGATCTCGAGCCGGGGGCGGAGTCGACGACCGTCCGCGCGGAGCGCACCGGCATCGCAACGCGAATCGACAACCGACAGCTCTGTGAGCTGGCCCGCCGGGCCGGTGCACCACTGGATAGCCGGGCCGGACTCGTGATCCATCGAACCGTCACCGACGCGGTCGAATCCGGCGACCGGTTGTATACGATCTACGCCGAGACGCCGACGAAACTCGCGGAGGCCGAACGGCTGGCCGACCGTCTCGAGCCGGTGCGTGTCAGGAGCAAGGCGGATGCACTCGTCGAGCGCCGGTAG
- a CDS encoding universal stress protein → MYDTILVATDGSESANRAVEQALDLASMFDAELYGISVVDTRRYGDSMLSDSSGVIGDLADNAEDILAEIESRADVDVTTTVRRGRPHEEISSYADTIDADLIVLGNRGLGAGGEIGSTAERVVRYLDRPVLTA, encoded by the coding sequence ATGTACGACACGATCCTCGTCGCAACTGACGGGAGTGAGTCGGCGAACCGTGCAGTCGAGCAGGCGCTGGATCTGGCGTCGATGTTCGACGCCGAACTGTACGGCATTTCGGTCGTCGATACCCGTCGATACGGCGATTCGATGCTGTCGGACTCGAGTGGCGTTATCGGCGATCTAGCAGACAATGCCGAGGACATTTTGGCGGAGATCGAGTCGCGTGCTGACGTCGACGTAACGACGACCGTCCGACGTGGCCGTCCACACGAGGAAATTAGTAGCTACGCCGACACGATCGATGCAGACCTGATCGTGCTCGGCAATCGCGGCCTCGGCGCCGGCGGCGAGATCGGAAGCACCGCAGAGCGCGTCGTTAGATATCTCGATCGACCGGTACTGACGGCCTAA
- a CDS encoding universal stress protein, with the protein MYETILVPTDGSDPANRAVEHALELADRYDADIHTMYCVETHRYGETALSSAEIVLDRLEEQGAAMLEEISDRADNVGIDCSWSVCHGRPWEEVYEKAEDIDADLIVIGHQGQSHTRTDKIGSVAERIVRTADRPVLTA; encoded by the coding sequence ATGTACGAGACGATTCTCGTCCCGACTGACGGGAGCGACCCGGCAAATCGGGCAGTAGAGCACGCACTAGAACTCGCGGACAGATACGACGCCGACATCCACACGATGTACTGCGTCGAGACCCACCGCTACGGTGAAACGGCGCTGAGCAGTGCCGAGATCGTGCTCGATCGACTCGAGGAACAGGGTGCCGCGATGCTCGAGGAGATCAGTGATCGCGCCGACAACGTCGGGATCGATTGCAGTTGGTCCGTCTGTCACGGCCGACCATGGGAGGAAGTCTACGAGAAGGCCGAGGACATCGATGCGGATCTGATCGTGATCGGTCACCAGGGCCAGAGTCACACCCGAACGGACAAGATCGGCAGCGTCGCCGAGCGGATCGTCCGGACTGCAGATAGACCGGTGCTGACCGCCTGA
- a CDS encoding metal-dependent hydrolase: MMATTHALWGMAVALPVLAIAPEFAPAAFVAGVVGGLAPDFDLYAGHRKTLHYPVYASLSTVPALALALAVPSSVTVVLAVFLAAAAIHAVTDVLGGGLELRPWEATSERGVYSHYHDRWLPPRRWVRYDGAPEDLLLAGLAALALSVGTSGAVTAVALVLFTVSAVYVLLRKSLASVAERLAALVPASLRHHVPARYRT; this comes from the coding sequence ATGATGGCGACGACACACGCGCTCTGGGGAATGGCGGTTGCACTGCCAGTGTTGGCGATCGCCCCGGAGTTCGCCCCGGCGGCGTTCGTGGCCGGCGTTGTCGGCGGCTTGGCTCCCGACTTCGATCTCTACGCGGGCCACCGCAAGACCCTCCACTATCCCGTCTACGCGTCGCTTTCGACGGTGCCGGCGCTCGCACTCGCACTCGCTGTGCCCTCTTCGGTGACGGTCGTCCTCGCCGTCTTCCTCGCCGCGGCAGCGATCCACGCCGTGACCGACGTTCTCGGGGGTGGCCTCGAGTTGCGGCCCTGGGAAGCGACCTCCGAACGAGGCGTCTACAGCCACTACCACGACCGGTGGCTTCCGCCTCGCCGCTGGGTCCGCTACGACGGCGCGCCCGAGGATCTCCTCCTCGCCGGCCTCGCAGCGCTGGCGTTGAGCGTGGGTACCAGCGGGGCCGTCACTGCCGTTGCACTGGTTCTCTTTACCGTCTCGGCCGTCTACGTTCTCCTGCGAAAATCGCTCGCCAGCGTCGCCGAACGCCTCGCCGCGCTCGTTCCAGCATCGCTTCGCCACCACGTCCCCGCTCGCTACCGAACCTGA
- a CDS encoding glycosyltransferase produces the protein MHAPSPPARSIAAYEAVTDHDRLERLATLAETLADARVLHVNSAAHGGGVAELLRSIVPVCNDLGVDTDWRVMDADESFFEVTKSLHNGLQGEGAPLTEEMKATYRTVTERNAAAIDEAYDLVVLHDPQPLGMVPTLAGTMPEATVIWRCHLDPTAPAREHLEFVADYTELVDHAIFSRTVYETAIPVPSSSVVHPSIDPLAAKNRDLDEETVAIESDRLEPISFDAPLVTQVSRFDPWKDQFGTLEAYRRLTDRVPDVQLALVGSMADDDPEGRAIHDEVAAAAADDPDVHVLTDRSDTAVNVLQRRSDVVVQKSLREGFGLVVSEALWKRTPVVGSNVGGIPLQIEDGRNGYVVAPDDVAGVTRRVERLLRDDAHRTDLGQYGRASVRDRFLLPLQLVDCLEVFAEIVTQTA, from the coding sequence ATGCACGCACCATCCCCGCCAGCCCGGTCGATCGCGGCCTACGAGGCCGTCACGGACCACGATCGACTCGAACGGCTTGCGACGCTCGCTGAGACGCTCGCGGACGCTCGAGTCTTGCACGTGAACTCGGCGGCACACGGGGGTGGCGTCGCCGAGTTGCTCCGGTCGATCGTTCCCGTCTGCAACGACCTCGGGGTCGACACTGACTGGCGGGTCATGGACGCCGACGAGTCGTTTTTTGAAGTGACCAAATCGCTCCACAACGGGCTGCAAGGGGAAGGAGCGCCGCTCACTGAGGAGATGAAAGCGACCTATCGGACAGTAACCGAGCGAAACGCGGCGGCGATCGACGAGGCGTACGACCTCGTCGTCCTCCACGATCCACAGCCGCTCGGGATGGTCCCTACGCTCGCGGGGACGATGCCCGAGGCGACCGTCATCTGGCGGTGTCACCTCGATCCGACCGCCCCCGCTCGCGAGCACCTCGAGTTCGTCGCCGACTACACCGAACTCGTCGACCACGCGATCTTCAGCCGCACCGTCTACGAAACGGCGATTCCAGTCCCGTCCTCGAGCGTGGTCCATCCCTCGATCGATCCGCTGGCGGCGAAAAACAGGGATCTAGATGAGGAGACGGTCGCGATCGAATCCGACCGACTCGAGCCGATCTCGTTCGACGCGCCGCTCGTGACGCAGGTCTCACGGTTCGACCCGTGGAAAGATCAGTTCGGGACGCTCGAGGCGTACCGTCGACTCACGGATCGCGTTCCGGACGTCCAGCTCGCGCTGGTTGGGAGCATGGCCGACGACGACCCCGAGGGGCGGGCGATCCACGACGAGGTCGCGGCCGCGGCGGCGGACGACCCGGACGTTCACGTGCTGACCGACCGCTCGGATACGGCAGTGAACGTCCTCCAGCGCCGCTCGGACGTCGTCGTTCAGAAGTCGCTTCGGGAGGGGTTCGGCCTCGTCGTCTCGGAAGCGCTCTGGAAGCGGACGCCGGTCGTCGGCTCGAACGTTGGCGGCATTCCGCTCCAGATCGAGGACGGCCGGAACGGCTATGTCGTCGCCCCCGACGACGTCGCGGGCGTCACACGGCGCGTCGAACGCCTCCTCAGAGACGATGCCCACCGGACGGACCTCGGCCAGTACGGGCGAGCGTCCGTCCGCGATCGATTCTTGCTCCCGCTACAGCTCGTCGACTGTCTCGAGGTCTTTGCCGAAATCGTAACCCAGACAGCCTGA